The DNA window AGAACGAGGCGTTCCAGCTCGCGGTCCAGAACGACAGCCTCGGCCCGATCCGCGGCTGGGTGACCATCTGGGCGGCCGAGGCCGAGGTCGAACGCCGCCCCGACCTCCTGGCCCGGCGCCGCGCCGCCGAGTACGCCGTCCAGACCCTCGACCGGGACGACCCGGCGTGGCGCGCCGCCATGGACGAGCTCCAAGCCGTCCTCACCGAGGCCCGCGAGGGGTAGCCGCTCCGGCGCCGTATGCCGGGCGGGGGTCAACGCCCGGCGGGCCCGGGCACGGCGTGGTCCAGGCGCCAGTGGTTACGGAATCGGTTCAAGGCGTCGACGGCCGAGTCCGCACGCTCTCCGGCCGCGGCGCACGCGGCGCGCCAGGCGGCGTCGAGTTCGGCGCATCCGACGCACCCCGACCAATGTGCCCTGTCGCCGTTGGCCAGAACCCGGAACGCCCCCCGCTGGAGAGGAAAGAGGTGATCACCGATGGCTGACCAGGGCGCTGGCCGCCGACCCAAGTACCAGCGGATCGCTGCCGATCTGCGGGACGCGATCCAGGGCGGCGAGTACGAACCCGGTGGTCGGCTGCCCGGCGAGAACGAGTTGATGGCCACCTACGGCGTGGCCCGCATGACCGTTCGTCAAGCACTCGGTCTGCTTCAGAGTGAAGGCATCGCCGAGGCTCGAAAAGGTGCGGGCGTCTTTGTGCGCTCGTTCCGGCCTATCCGGCGCCGGGGCATTCAGCGGCTGACCGAAGACACGTGGACTTCCGGGCGGTCCATATGGGCGGCCGATATCGAGGATCGCGACCTCGCGGTGGACCGCATCGAGGTCACCGAAGAGTCGGCACCGGAACATGTGGCCTCGATCCTCGGGCTGGCTCCGGAGGCCGCCGTCTGCGTGAGGAGCAGGCGCTTCG is part of the Streptomyces roseifaciens genome and encodes:
- a CDS encoding GntR family transcriptional regulator, translating into MADQGAGRRPKYQRIAADLRDAIQGGEYEPGGRLPGENELMATYGVARMTVRQALGLLQSEGIAEARKGAGVFVRSFRPIRRRGIQRLTEDTWTSGRSIWAADIEDRDLAVDRIEVTEESAPEHVASILGLAPEAAVCVRSRRFVLDGRPVLLSVSYLPAELVAGSPITREDTGPGGTYARLAELGAAPVRFREEIRCRMPSGDEADRLGLTSGTPVVLICRTAFAEGGRAVEVNEMTLDSASYVLEYEFDR